A single Anopheles arabiensis isolate DONGOLA chromosome 2, AaraD3, whole genome shotgun sequence DNA region contains:
- the LOC120897159 gene encoding uncharacterized protein LOC120897159, whose amino-acid sequence MKKLVCVLLFLRALQTASVYGDNHGCQVLLEGPNCPIEENNSNSSLAAACDGWLWDRRWIAVEKSCLPREWLRHNCTQDVKVTLTNLELVYVQLKVDRLIYHPSPNDTVLLLLLSRPFGGPFESELEVNPALSLHRNWIDETIRHEDAKDVARRQLERAVDTGGGGDLPAIAFMDFLKLLLVVSSLAGISFLFCCTFMLVSK is encoded by the exons ATGAAAAagttggtgtgcgtgttgttgtttttaagaGCATTACAAACCGCTTCGGTGTACGGCGATAATCATGGCTGTCAAGTGCTGCTGGAGGGGCCAAACTGTCCAATTGAGGAGAACAACAGTAACAGCTCACTCGCGGCAGCTTGTGATGGATGGCTGTGGGACCGACGCTGGATTGCGGTGGAGAAGAGCTGTTTGCCAAGAGAATGGCTGCGACACAACTGTACCCAAGATGTGAAGGTAACGCTGACGAATCTGGAGCTCGTGTATGTGCAGCTAAAGGTCGATAGATTGATTTACCATCCATCCCCAAACGACACTGTCTTGCTG CTGCTGCTAAGCCGTCCATTCGGTGGACCGTTCGAGAGTGAGTTGGAAGTCAATCCCGCTTTGAGCCTGCACCGGAACTGGATTGATGAAACGATTCGCCACGAAGATGCGAAGGACGTTGCGCGTCGACAGCTGGAACGGGCGGTGGataccggcggcggcggcgacctTCCAGCAATTGCTTTTATGGACTTTTTGAAACTGCTCCTCGTGGTGAGCTCACTGGCCGGTATATCGTTCCTATTCTGCTGCACATTTATGCTCGTTtcgaagtag